In Deferrivibrio essentukiensis, a single window of DNA contains:
- a CDS encoding prephenate dehydrogenase, producing the protein MENIHFNKIGIAGLGLIGGSFAKAFVEQGIKVYGFDKSVECLGSAAESFIFEGLTDNEDEFLNFELDLIYICLPVNSALKFLEYLGGKKVTTFITDGCSTKKSICEKAKDLNLNFVGGHPIAGKEVSGFENSEADIFKNAYHILIDSEQKEFLGALKNLHSQIGMKVNVMDVDRHDKIFGLISHFPHLIAFSLIDFVENEDSLAFSFTGGGFRDFTRIAKSNPTMWSDIFFDNSDNLQQLIDRYIEELTKWKNAIKSNDYDLMKSMISKVKGLREAL; encoded by the coding sequence TTGGAAAATATTCATTTTAATAAAATAGGGATAGCCGGACTTGGGCTTATCGGTGGTTCGTTTGCAAAGGCTTTTGTTGAACAAGGGATTAAAGTTTATGGGTTTGATAAAAGTGTTGAATGTCTTGGCAGTGCGGCTGAGTCATTTATCTTTGAAGGGCTGACCGATAACGAAGATGAGTTTTTAAATTTTGAACTTGATCTTATTTATATTTGTTTGCCTGTTAATTCGGCTTTGAAATTTTTAGAATATCTTGGGGGCAAAAAGGTAACTACATTTATTACTGACGGTTGCAGCACTAAGAAAAGCATTTGTGAGAAAGCAAAAGATTTAAATCTCAACTTTGTCGGCGGGCACCCTATTGCAGGAAAAGAGGTATCAGGCTTTGAAAACTCAGAAGCAGATATCTTTAAAAATGCTTACCATATTTTGATAGACTCAGAGCAGAAAGAGTTTTTAGGTGCACTTAAAAATCTGCACAGTCAAATAGGTATGAAAGTGAATGTTATGGATGTAGATAGGCATGATAAAATATTTGGTCTTATCAGTCACTTTCCACACTTAATAGCTTTTTCTTTGATAGATTTTGTTGAAAATGAAGATTCATTGGCATTTAGTTTTACTGGAGGCGGGTTTAGAGATTTTACACGGATTGCAAAAAGTAACCCTACGATGTGGTCAGATATATTTTTTGATAACAGTGACAACCTACAGCAGCTGATTGATAGATATATTGAGGAGCTTACAAAATGGAAAAATGCTATAAAATCAAACGATTACGACCTAATGAAAAGCATGATTTCAAAGGTTAAAGGGTTGAGGGAAGCGCTATGA